A single region of the Podospora pseudopauciseta strain CBS 411.78 chromosome 1, whole genome shotgun sequence genome encodes:
- the RPS17B gene encoding 40S ribosomal protein S17.e.B (COG:J; EggNog:ENOG503P2RM): protein MGRVRTKTVKKSAKVIIERYYPKLTLDFETNKRVCDEIAIIASKRLRNKIAGYTTHLMKRIQRGPVRGISFKLQEEERERKDQYVPEVSALDFTQNSESGQLDVDTETKDLLKHLGFDAIPVNVIPVTQNPAVERGPRRFGGDRPRRD, encoded by the exons ATGGGTCGCGTTCGTACCAAGACTGTCAAGAAGTCCGCCAAGGTCATCATTGAGCGGTACTACCCCAAGTTGACTCTCGACTTCGAGACCAACAAGCG TGTGTGCGATGAGATTGCCATCATTGCTTCCAAGCGCCTCCGCAACAAGATTGCCGGCTACACCACCCACTTGATGAAGCGCATTCAGCGTGGCCCCGTCCGCGGTATCTCCTTCAAGCttcaggaggaggagcgtgAGCGCAAGGATCAGTACGTTCCCGAGGTCTCCGCTCTCGACTTCACCCAGAACTCCGAGAGCGGCCAGCTCGATGTCGATACCGAGACCAAGGACCTCCTTAAGCACCTCGGC TTCGACGCCATCCCCGTCAACGTCATCCCCGTTACCCAGAACCCCGCTGTTGAGCGTGGCCCCCGCCGCTTCGGTGGTGACCGCCCCCGCCGCGACTAA
- a CDS encoding hypothetical protein (COG:S; EggNog:ENOG503P5FF): MASTPNPPKSILKKPPPTPDAPSALELTGLTRAQAAQLLTLSKTELKPPIPIETFELLSAAFPSSQPPSQSDISLLLSHLPNFSPSEYLDLIDERNCLNTCGYALCSKPRRNFPGKVKIRRSGVAKTEDLNKWCSDECALKGMYIHVQLEHPSYEWTGEKGEMKIRIRLREDKEPGVKEVEKAVEGLSLDGAGDERDKKGDEAHEKKKQAGKLAVERNGMGVDKVEVTIGEKEITQPPTAPTFTSAQGGESDAHLMVEGYKIGSKGKKPNNTGGEGEDDDDDDFIPSIRIESLNYGRP; this comes from the coding sequence atggcgtccacccccaaccctcctAAATCCATCCTcaaaaaaccaccacccacccccgaCGCCCCCTCGGCCCTCGAACTCACAGGCCTAACCCGCGCCCAAGCAGCCCaactcctcaccctctccaaaacagagctcaaaccccccatccccatcgaAACCTTCGAgctcctctccgccgccttcccctcctcccaacccccttcccaatccgacatctccctcctcctctcccacctccccaacttctccccctcaGAGTACCTCGATCTCATAGACGAACGGAACTGCCTCAACACATGCGGCTACGCCCTCTGCTCCAAACCCCGCCGCAACTTTCCCGGCAAGGTCAAAATCCGGCGGTCGGGCGTGGCGAAAACGGAGGACCTGAACAAGTGGTGCAGCGATGAGTGCGCGCTAAAGGGTATGTATATCCATGTTCAGCTCGAGCATCCTTCGTACGAGTGGacaggggaaaagggggagatgaagatCAGAATTCGGCTGAGGGAGGACAAGGAACCGGGTGTAAaggaggtggaaaaggcCGTGGAGGGGCTCTCGCTCGATGGGGCCGGTGACGAGAGGGATAAGAAGGGAGATGAAGCCCacgagaaaaagaagcaagCGGGCAAACTAGCCGTCGAGAGGAATGGGATGGGCGTCGATAAAGTCGAGGTCACGATTGGGGAGAAAGAGATCACCCAGCCGCCCACAGCTCCCACCTTCACCAGCGCCCAGGGAGGCGAGAGCGATGCTCATCTCATGGTGGAAGGATACAAGATTGGCAGCAAGGGCAAGAAACCAAACAACACTGGCGGTGAAggcgaagatgatgatgacgatgatttTATTCCTTCTATTCGTATTGAGAGCCTCAACTATGGGAGGCCTTGA